In Anopheles gambiae chromosome 2, idAnoGambNW_F1_1, whole genome shotgun sequence, a single window of DNA contains:
- the LOC1278723 gene encoding zinc finger protein 11, whose translation MLLRHIIPSNNDVEEIYIVKKDDNLQDFDNKPIDSGSSSECLSAVFVNENVEIKVDSGNAHYSNNSGAEHSDILNHTNESKEEPTERVEQNARNVEWRANNKYYTSGILGDNTASLITCAFQGNSERVKKYSSMEYDRQDQSEDQSEYVECKTYPARTEHDSANDHQKCTFETDISEEYNSTDLKKLLQQSLKRKNVSRLRKESLEMNKMSKMACLNRKNTNGNEETDDMKTNNITQCYICRKRFRFRMDLRQHLQNEHAKDIPFNCNICVSETITNLHRLNMHHQQHDLALNRRCLYCPARFSCGQAVSRHMRNLHEQKYDIDADKGRRFVCRYCATTFSNQIDLDKHEKKHHVQKIKKKENRKMICYICNDFIGKSHQDLNNHLVLHSDSLPFQCGKCDDKMISSIRVLQDHLRQHAEGLAIKCFYCEKRFVALADCQHHEGQVHSQGNQQDEHQEAETQSEIHNTRVIEGHKRFICPICDRSYTMLSTLRRHQAIHEQENQLECKYCGEVRKKSTTLIMNEKRNQKENSVYGCNVCGNPLKQTDEFIDHHLTHNRGKPFICEVCGKSFRAQQVLREHKLNCLGAEASQPCYCVLCAQTFDNLSIALEHVKNSHESNITDKKCRYCDLIFREAESLVEHEFRHTIHGIITCKVCNRIFKHHKNLIRHIKMHADQPVPYMCDLCGKTFTQKGSLTIHRRIHTGERPFSCQLCQKGFVDKKEMRRHYTSHFNPQSKLYIPNAHAIAIPPEAGPTGKKYKTYNCKICNRQFTSSSNLAKHLTTHTGKYLEMCGIGSGIDSEQGIGRPESVGVDGGDIEVVFCRLVNGCSGDGSWDIGVMCASGHWRAIE comes from the exons ATGTTGCTTCG TCATATCATCCCATCGAATAACGATGTAGAAGAGATCTATATTGTTAAAAAAGATGATAATTTACAGGATTTTGACAACAAGCCTATAGATTCTGGAAGTAGCTCAGAATGTCTTTCAGCAGTATTTGTGAACGAAAATGTGGAAATCAAAGTTGATTCTGGAAATGCTCATTACAGCAATAATAGTGGTGCGGAACACAGTGACATCTTGAATCATACTAATGAATCAAAAGAGGAACCTACGGAAAGAGTAGAACAAAACGCACGGAACGTCGAATGGCgtgcaaataataaatattatacTTCAGGAATACTAGGCGATAACACAGCCTCTCTAATAACGTGCGCTTTTCAAGGCAACTCAGagcgtgtaaaaaaatattcgtcGATGGAATATGATAGACAAGATCAAAGTGAAGATCAATCGGAGTATGTAGAATGTAAAACCTATCCGGCCCGAACCGAACATGATAGTGCAAATGatcatcaaaaatgtacaTTTGAAACTGATATTAGCGAAGAGTACAATTCGACAGACTTAAAGAAGTTGTTACAACAAAGTTTAAAACGGAAAAATGTCAGCAGACTACGGAAGGAAAGCTTGGAAATGAACAAAATGTCGAAGATGGCATGTTTAAACCGTAAAAATACAAACGGAAATGAAGAGACAGATGATATGAAAACGAACAATATAACGCAGTGTTATATTTGTAGAAAAAGATTCCGGTTTCGCATGGATTTGCGTCAACACCTCCAAAATGAGCATGCGAAAGACATTCCATTCAACTGTAATATATGTGTATCGGAAACGATTACTAATTTGCATCGTTTAAATatgcatcatcagcagcatgaTCTAGCGTTAAACCGACGCTGCCTTTATTGTCCCGCCCGCTTTTCTTGTGGACAAGCTGTAAGCAGACATATGCGTAATTTACATGAGCAGAAATACGATATCGATGCCGATAAGGGTAGACGGTTTGTGTGTCGATACTGTGCAACAACATTTTCGAATCAAATTGATCTAGataaacacgaaaaaaaacatcacgtacaaaaaattaaaaaaaaagaaaatcgtaAGATGATTTGTTACATATGTAACGACTTCATTGGAAAATCGCATCAAGACCTTAATAATCATCTCGTATTGCATTCCGATTCGCTGCCGTTTCAGTGCGGTAAGTGTGATGACAAAATGATTAGCTCGATAAGAGTGCTTCAAGACCATCTTCGTCAACATGCGGAAGGCTTAGCTATCAAATGCTTTTACTGTGAGAAGCGTTTTGTGGCGCTAGCGGACTGTCAGCACCATGAAGGACAGGTACATTCTCAAGGGAACCAGCAAGACGAACATCAAGAAGCTGAAACACAATCTGAAATACACAATACTAGGGTAATAGAAGGGCACAAACGATTTATATGTCCGATCTGTGATCGATCTTACACAATGCTTAGTACCCTACGGCGTCATCAGGCCATACATGAGCAggaaaatcaattagaatGTAAATATTGTGGTGAAGTGCGCAAAAAATCTACCACACTgataatgaatgaaaaaagaaatcaaaaagAGAATAGTGTGTATGGTTGTAATGTTTGTGGAAACCCACTAAAACAAACAGACGAATTTATTGATCACCATCTTACACACAATAGAGGTAAACCGTTTATTTGTGAGGTGTGTGGAAAATCCTTCCGAGCGCAACAGGTATTGCGCGAACATAAACTAAACTGTCTTGGTGCAGAAGCTAGTCAACCATGCTACTGTGTGCTCTGTGCGCAAACTTTCGATAATCTTTCTATTGCTCTGGAACACGTAAAGAATTCTCACGAATCGAACATAACGGATAAAAAGTGTCGTTATTGTGATTTGATATTTCGGGAGGCAGAATCGTTGGTTGAACATGAGTTTCGTCATACAATACATGGTATCATTACATGTAAGGTTTGCAATCGTATTTTTAAACatcacaaaaatctcattcGCCATATTAAAATGCATGCCGACCAACCTGTACCATATATGTGTGATTTGTGTGGAAAGACATTTACACAAAAAGGATCGCTGACGATACATCGTCGCATACATACTGGTGAACGTCCATTCTCATGCCAGCTATGCCAGAAAGGGTTTGTTGATAAGAAGGAAATGCGTCGACACTACACATCCCACTTTAATCCCCAAAGTAAATTATACATACCGAACGCTCATGCAATAGCAATCCCACCAGAAGCTGGTCCCACTGGTAAGAAGTACAAAACATATAATTGCAAGATATGCAATCGGCAATTTACATCTAGTTCGAATCTTGCAAAGCATCTTACTACTCATACAGGTAAGTACCTAGAAATGtgcggaatcggctctggaattgattccgaacaggGAATCGGTCGGCCCGAGTCG